The Gemmobacter aquarius genome contains the following window.
TTGCAGGAGTTGCGCGACCTGCGCGATTTGCAGCTTGCGGCGGGCGATACGCTGGCGCGGGGGCTTCAGGCGGCGCAAGCGGCGCGGTCGGCGCTTTCGCAGGCGATTTCGGAGCGCACGCAACTGCCGCGCGGCTTTGCCGAAGACCCCGACGAATTGCGCCGGTTGCTGGAGAGTGCGGATACGCTGGATGCCTTTGCGTCGGGCCTCGCGCCGGTCGAGGATGACGAGAATTACTTCATCACCGCCAAGGGCCGCTTGCCGCTGCCGGTCGTGGGGTCGGTGTTGCGCCGCCCCGGCGAGGCGGATGCGGCGGGGGTGGCGCGGCCGGGGTTGACGCTGTCGGTCAGGCCGCGCGCACTGGTCACGGCGCCATGGCCTTCGACGATACGGTATCTGGGGCCGCTGCTCGACTACGGAAATGTGATCATCCTGGAGCCGGGGGGGCGCTATCTGTTGGTTATTGCCGGGCTTGAGACCGTGTATGGAGAAGTGGGCGAGGTGGTTTCTGCCGGCGCGCCGCTTGGCCTGATGGGGGGGACCGATCCGACGCTTGCCGATCTGTTGTCGGTGTCGGAAGATGGTGGTGGCGTGCGCGAGACGGAAACGCTTTATATGGAATTGCGGCAAGGGGCCGATCCGGTGAACCCGGAAGACTGGTTCACCGTAGGAAGGGATTGAGGCGGATGAAGAAGTTTGTGATGGCCGCGCTGGGCGGCACCGTTGCCGGCGCGCTTTTGACGACGCAGGTCGCCGGTCCGCTGATCGCCCAGGAAGCCGAAAAGAGCACCTCGGTTTACGAGCAGCTTGACCTGTTTGGCGACATCTTCGAGCGGGTGCGCGGGCAATATGTCGAGGAGGTGGACAGCGAAAAGCTGATCCAGGCGGCAATCAACGGGATGCTGACATCGCTCGACCCGCATTCGAGCTATATGGCGCCCGACGATTTTGCCGACATGCAGGTGCAGACGCGGGGTGAATTCGGCGGCCTTGGCATCGAGGTGACGCAGGAAGAGGGCTATATCAAGGTCGTCTCGCCCATGGACGGCACGCCTGCCGACAAGGCCGGGATCAAGGCGGGCGATTTCATCACGCAGGTCAACGGCGAAAGCACGATGGGGCTGAACCTTGACGAGGCCGTGGACAAGATGCGCGGGCCTGTCGGTTCGGAGATCATCCTGACCATCGTGCGCGAGGGGACCGAAGACCCGTTCGACGTGTCGCTGATCCGCGACACGATCAAGGTGACGGCGGTCAAGGGCCGCACGGTCGGTCAGACAGTTGTGCTGCGGGTGTCGACGTTCAACGACCAGACGACTCCGGGCCTCGAGGCCGAGTTGAAGAAGGGTGTCGAAGCACTGGGCGGGCTGGACAACGTGGAAGGCTTCGTCATCGATCTTCGCAACAATCCGGGCGGTTTGCTGACCGAAGCGATCAACGTGTCGGACGCTTTCCTTGAAAAGGGCGAGATCGTTTCGACGCGGGGCCGCAACCCGCAGGACGGCGAGCGGTTCAACGCGACGCCGGGCGATCTGACCAAGGGCAAGCCTGTGGTGGTGCTGATCAACGGCGGGTCGGCATCGGCGTCGGAAATCGTGACGGGGGCCTTGCAGGACCATCACCGCGCCATCGTGGTGGGCACCAAGAGCTTTGGCAAAGGGTCGGTGCAGACCGTGGTGCCGCTGCGCGGGCAGGGCGCGATGCGCCTGACCACGGCGCGGTATTACACGCCGTCGGGCCGGTCGATCCAGGCTTTGGGGGTGATGCCGGATATCGTGGTGAACCAGCCGAAGGCCGTCGATCCGGCGACCGAAGCCGGACCCGAGGTCAACGCGCAAGGCGGGCGGACCGAGGCCGATCTGCGTGGCATCCTGTCGAACGATTCGATGACCGAGGACGAGCGCAAGTTGCTGGAAGAGGAACGCGCCAAGGTGGAAGAGGCGGCCAAGCTGCGCGACGAGGATTACCAGCTTGCCTATGCCGTCGACATCATCCACGGGCTGTCGACCGTGGCGCAGGCCCAGCAGCCGTGACCGGAGCGGCCGCCCCCTGCGGGGCGGCCCCCATTTGGAAAGTGCTGCGATGACCTTATCCGACCTGCCCTATCGCCCCTGCGTGGGGATTGTTCTTATCAATGCGAAGGGCGAGATTTTCGCAGGCCAGCGGCTGGATTCGACTGCCGAGGCCTGGCAGATGCCGCAGGGCGGGATCGATCCGGGCGAAAAGCCGCGCGAGGCGGCGTTGCGCGAGTTGTGGGAAGAAACCGGTGTCACCGCCGATCTGGTCGAATTCGTCGCCAAGACCGAGGATTGGGTGACCTATGACCTGCCGCCGGACTTGCTGGGCAAGGTCTGGGGCGGCAAGTATCGCGGACAGCGGCAAAAGTGGTTCCTGTTCCGCTTTCTGGGTTCGGACGACGCGATACGCATTGCCACCGAGCACCCAGAGTTCAGCCGCTGGCGCTGGATCGGCGCCGACGAGATGGTTGCCGCGATCGTGCCGTTCAAGCGGTCGGTCTATGAGCAGGTGGTCGTGGCGTTCCGGCCCTATCTGGCCTGATCCTTTCCGGGCGGTGATCTGGCGGAGCGGCCCATTGGGGCCGCGAGCGATATCTCGCGCTTGCGCGCTCGGGCGTTAGGGGGGCTCGCCCCCCTCTTGCCGCGTGCCGCGGCAATTCACCCCGGAGGATATTTGACGGCAGAAAATGCCGGATCAGCGGGTTGTGGCGGGAGTGGCGAGAAGGTCTTGCACCAGCGGGATGACTTTTTCGCCATAGAGGCGGATGCCTTCGAGCAGGGTTTCATGTGGCATGGGGCCGGTGGCGTATTTCATGTCGAAGCGGGTGACGCCGAGGTCTGACATGGCCCTGGCGATCTTGCGGGCCACGGTTTCGGGTGCGCCGACATAGAGCGAGCCTTGGGTCACCTCGTCCATGAAGCGTTCGGGGGTGACGGAGGGCCAGCCGCGCTCGGCGCCTATGCGGTCGAACATCGCCTTGTAATGCGGCCAGAGCTGTTCGGCGGCGAGTTCGTCGGTGGCGGCGACATGGCCGGGAGAGTGGATGCCGATGGGCTTTGCACGGCGGCCAAGCTGGGCGCAGGCGCGGTGGTAGAGATCGACATAGGGTTTGAAGCGGCGCGGGTCGCCGCCGATGATGGCGAGCATCATCTGCAGGTCCTGCCGCACCACCCGTACGACCGATTCGGGGCTGCCGCCCACGCCGACCCAGACCTGAAGCCCTGCGCCAAGGGTGGGAAAGACCTTTTGCGCGGTGAGGGGCGCGCGGGTTTGGCCGGACCATGTGACGGTTTCATCGCGCACGAGGCGGGCGAAGAGGTCGAGCTTTTCTTCGAACAGCCGTTCGTAATCGTCGAGCGCATAGCCGAAGAGCGGGAAGCTTTCGGTGAAGGAGCCACGCCCGAGGATCACCTCGGCCCGGCCGTCCGAGATGGCGTTGAGCGTGGAAAACCGCTGGAAGACGCGGACAGGATCGTCGGACGAAAGCACGGTGACCGCCGAGCCGAGGCGGATGCGGCTTGTCTTGGCGGCGATGGCGGCGAGGAGGATTTCGGGCGAGGAGATCGCGAAATCCGCGCGGTGATGTTCGCCAAGGCCAAGGAAATGCACGCCCAACTCGTCGGCGAGGACGCCTTGGGCGACCACATCGCGCAACACCTGATCATGCGGTTTCAGCTGCCCGTCGGGACCGAAGGAGGTGTCACCGAAGGTGTCGAGGCCGAGTTCGATCTGCATGATTTTCCTTTCGCAAGGCCCGAGGATAGGCGCAATCGGCACGGATTTACAGACTTAGCCGTTTGGAACACAGGCCGCGGGCGCCCGGGACTTTTCCTGAAAAGTCCCGGGCGGGGGCCGGAAAATCTTTGGCAAAGATTTTCCGGCGAGGGGGAGGGGCAAAATCCTTCTGGAAGGATTTTGGCGCGGCGGTCAGGCCACATCGCGCATTTGCAGCTGGCTGCCAGCGCCGGATTTCACCTCGAAGCGGCTGATCTTGCGGACGAGGTCGGAGAGTTTGGCGCTGCCATAGGTGCGGGTGTCGAAATCGGGATTGGCTTGGGTGATATACTGGCCGACCTGACCCAGCGAATACCATTCGCCATCGGGGTCGATGGCGCGCATGGCGGCGACGATCAGGGGGATCGCCTTGGCCGGAGGTTCCTTGCCGCCGCTTTGCGGTTTGGGTTCGGTTGGTTCGCTGCGGGCGGCGCTGCGCGGGGCGGGGTCGGCCTGCGGTTCGGGCTCATCGGGCGAGCCGAGGTTTTCGACGTAGATGAAACGTTTGCAGGCCTGCCGAAAGGCTTCGGGCGTTTTCTTTTCGCCGATGCCGAACACGTCGAGCCCCTGTTCGCGGATGCGGGCGGCCAGCCTTGTGAAATCGCTGTCGGAGGAGACGAGGACGAAGCCGTCGAACAGGCCCGAGTGCAGGAAATCCATCGCCGCGATGACAAGCCCTATGTCCGAGGCGTTCTTGCCCTTGGTGTTGGAGAACTGCTGGTCGGCGACGAGGCCGAGGGCGGCCACCTTTTTCGCCCAGCCGCCGAGGCGTTGGGCGGACCAGTCGCCATAGATGCGGCGGACCGATGCTTCGCCCAGACCGGCGATTTCCTCGAAGATCGCCTCGGCATAGCCCGATGGCACGTTGTCGGCGTCGATCAGCACGGCGAGGCGGGGGGCGCGGGGTTCGGGCATTGGGTGTCCTTTGGGCCGTTTCGTCCTTTGTGACCCAAAGCGCGCGTGGGGGAAAGGCTGGCTTTCTTGATCCTGTGCAAGCGCAGGTCTGGCGGGGAGCGCGGCACAGGAACCCTGCCGGTCCCGGCGGGTTCACTGGCCCTGTAACCTACGGGCGAGGACCGGATGGGAGAGCGCGACAAGGACGACGACGCGGTTTTGCCGCTGGCCGAGGAGCGGCTGGTCGTCGGAACGCGGCGGGTCGTTTCAGGTCGGGTGCGGTTGCGGGTGACGACCGAAACACTGGACGAGCCGGTGACGGCCGACCTGCGGGGCGAGACTGTAGAGGTGACGCGGGTTCCGGTGGACCGCGAGGTGGACGCGATGCCCGTGACGCGCGTCGAGGGCGATGTGACCATCGTTCCGGTGGTCGAGGAGGTGCTGGTGGTCGAGCGGCGGCTTGTGCTGCGCGAGGAGATCCATCTGCGCCGCACAGCCACGGTCGAGACGTTTGCGACCAGCGTTCCGCTGCGCCAGCAGCGCGTGGTGATCGAGCGGGACGGCGAGGAGCCGTTCCTTTTGCCAATCAACATCAACCAAGAGGATGAGAGCGATGAGCGACTATGATGATGGATCGGTAGCACTCGGTTCGGCCCGCAGCACGATTGTGACGGGCTTTTTCGACAGCCGGGCCGAGGCGGAAAGTGCAGCCGAGCGGCTGCGCGCCCTGGGTCTGGGCGGGCAGGTGCAGGTGACCGAAGGGGCGGGCGGGCCAGCGATGTCGGACATCGAGGAGCGCGATGAACGCGGGTTTTTCGAGCGGCTGGGCGATTTCCTGTTCCCCGACGAGGACCGCAGCACCTATGCCGAAGGGCTGTCGCGCGGGGGCTATCTGGTCACGGCGACGGGGCTGACCTCGGCTTCTTACGACTTGGTGATGGATGCGCTGGAAGAGGCGGGCGCGGTCGATATCGACGAGCGGGCGGCAAGTTGGCGGTCGGAAGGCTGGAGCGGTGGCGCTGTGTCGTCGGATGAGAGCCGCGGGCTTTCGGGTTCGGCGGGAGTAGGGGCCGGAACCGGCTATGCGTCGGAGAATGTCGGCGGGTCGTCCTATGGGGCGGGCGCGGTTGGCGCGGGGCGTATGGGGTCGGAACTGGCGGGCGAGGGGCGGTCCGGTATGGGCAGCAGCGGTTCGGTTTCGGGGTCCGCGCTCGGGGCTTCGGGGTTGCGGTCTTCGGATAGCGACGAGACGGTGCCCATCGTCGAGGAGCGCTTGCGCGTCGGCAAGCGTGATACCAGCCACGGGCGGGTGCGCGTGCGGTCCTATGTGGTGGAAGAGCCGGTGACTGAAACGGTGCGGCTGGAGGAAGAGCGGGTCGAGGTCGACCGCCATCCGGTCGACCGTGCGGTTGGCGCGGGCGATGGCGACCTGTTCCGCGAGCGCAGCATCGAGGCCGAGGAATACCGCGAGGAAGCCGTGGTCTCGAAAGAGGCGCGCGTGGTCGAGGAGGTCGGGCTGCGCCGGACGCATGACAGCCACGAGGAAACCGTTTCCGACACGGTGCGGCGCACCGAGGTGGAAATCGATGACGGGCGCGGCGGCGACAGCCTGTCGGGTGGGTTCCGGTCGAGCCGTCCGGTGAGCGAGGTCGAGGCGGAATCGGGTATGGACGATGACGAGATCGACGCGACGGGTCTGACCGAGAGGGACGTGAACCGTCCCTGACGCCGTAGGGTGCGCCTTTACGGCGCACCCATCTTTGGCCCACGAAGGTGCGCCGTAAAGGCGCACCCTACGCGGGGGTGGTTGGCGTGCGCCGGATCGGCGCTGCCGATTTCGGGTCAGTAGACCACGACCGAGCGGATCGACTCGCCCTTGTGCATCAGGTCGAAGCCTTCGTTGATGCGTTCAAGGGGCAGGATGTGGGTGATCATGCTGTCGATCTCGATCTTGCCGTCCATGTACCAGTCAACGATTTTTGGCACATCGGTGCGGCCGCGTGCGCCGCCAAAGGCGGTGCCTTTCCAGATGCGGCCGGTGACAAGCTGGAAGGGGCGGGTTTCGATCACCGCGCCTGCGGGGGCGACGCCGATAATGATCGACTGGCCCCAGCCACGGTGGGTGCATTCGAGCGCGTCGCGCATCACCTTGACGTTGCCGGTGCAGTCGAACGAGTAGTCGGCCCCGCCGATCTTGTCGAAGGGGGTCTTGGTCAGGTCGACGATGGCTTGGACGACCGATGTGCCTTCGGCCAGTTCCTTGGGGTTGACGAAGTGGGTCATCCCGAACTTTTCGCCCCATGCCTTTTTGTCGTTGTTGAGGTCGACGCCGATGATCATGTCGGCTCCGGCCATTTTCAGGCCCTGGATGACGTTGAGGCCGATGCCGCCGAGGCCGAACACGACCGCTTTCGCGCCGATTTCCACCTTGGCGGTGTTCAGCACTGCGCCGATGCCGGTGGTCACACCGCAGCCGATGTAGCAGATCTTGTCGAAGGGGGCATCGTCACGCACCTTGGCCAGCGCGATTTCGGGCACGACCGTGTGGTTGGCGAAGGTCGAGCAGCCCATGTAGTGGTGGATCGGGGTGCCGTCGAGCATCGAGAAGCGCGAGGTTCCGTCGGGCATCAGGCCTTGGCCCTGGGTGGTGCGGATGGCGGTGCAGAGGTTGGTTTTCTGCGACAGGCAGGACGGGCATTCGCGGCATTCGGGGGTATAAAGCGGGATGACGTGATCGCCCACTTTCAGCGATTTGACGCCCGGACCGACGGCGATGACCACGCCCGCGCCTTCATGGCCGAGGATCGCGGGGAACAGGCCTTCGGGGTCGGCTCCCGACAGGGTGAATTCGTCGGTGTGGCAGATGCCGGTTGCCTTGATTTCCACCAGAACCTCGCCCTCACGCGGGTCGGCGAGGTTCACTTCCATCACTTCGAGGGGTTTGCCGGGGGCCATGGCGACGGCGGCGCGGGTACGCATGGGATGCTCCTGTCTTGGTTTGGTGGTAGGTTGCCCAAACACCGCAGGATTGCAACGTGTGAAACCGACAAGAACCGGTAACGGAACGAAGCGGGCGTTCGGGCGTTTGGCGAGGTTGGATGGCAAAAACAGCGGGAGACGGGACGATGGGAAAGATGATGGTGGCGGTTGCGGTGGCCGCGCTTTTGGCCGGGTGCGAGCCGATGGGCGTGCCGGTTGCCGATGCGCCAAGCCCGAACACTTGCGGGGCCTATGACCTGCAATATCTGGTCGGATCGCCCGATACGGTGCTCGAGACGATACGGTTCAACAAGCCGCTGCGGGTCATTCAGGCGGGGTCGGCGGTGACGATGGATTACAACGCCGACCGTATCAACATCGAGCTGGACCGCTACCGGATGATTTCGCGGGTGTTCTGCGGGTAACCTGTCACAGAAAAAAGCCCCCGTTTGTGCGGGGGCTTTTTGGTCTGCGTTGCGTCAGTCTTACATCCGGTAGGCGGTGTGGCAATCCTTGCAGGTGCCGCCGATGGCGCCCATGCCGGCCTGCACGCCTTCGAGCGAGGAGGCGTCGAGCGCGGTTGCGGCGGCTTCGAGTGCGCCGGATTTCTTGACGAAATCATCCCAGTTGGCCCAGATTTCGGGCTTTGCCTCATCCGCCGGATCGGCGCCGCCTTGGGTTTCGAAGGTGGCGGTGATCTTGGCTGCGGCTTCGGCCAGCGCGGTCTTGGCCGCTTCGGCGGCGGCGGCGTCATAGGGGGCCTTGCCGCCCGCCATGCCGCCCAGAACCTTGGTCGCGCCGCCGATGGTTTCCATCAGTTCAGAGCGGGCAATGGCGTTGGGGTCGGTCCGTTCGGCTGCGTAAAGGGCGGTGGCGGCAAAGGCGAAGCCGGTGATGACGAGGGTTTTGGTGAATTTCATTATGCGTTTCTCCCTGAACTCTGGAGACCGACTATAAGGGGGGTCGTGTGACACGGAAGTGACCTTGTCACGCCGAAAGCCTGTATCACGGCATTGTCAGCGGGGGCGGGGCGGGGGTGGACTCGGGCCATGGCTGCGGTATGTTTGGAACATAACGGGAACATTTATGGCCAAACGTCGAATCCTTGTGATCTGGTTTCCCCGTCTGGGGGTCGAGCGGGTGCTGCGCCGGCGCGGGGCGGCCCTGCCTGCGCCCTTTGCGGTGGTGGGTGACCGGAACGGGGCGCAGGTGCTGGTGTCGGTCAACCCCGAGGCGGGGGCGCTGGGATTGTTCGAGGGGCAGGGGCTGCGCGATGCGCGGGCGATCTGTCCCGCCTTGGATACGGTGACGCAGGACGAGCGGGCCGAGGCGGCGTTTCTGACGGTGCTGCGGCGCTGGCTGGGGAAATATTCGCCCTGGGTCGCCGAGGATGCGCCGGACGGGGTGATGCTGGACCTGACGGGATGCGCGCATCTGTTTGGCGGGGAAGCGGCGCTGATGGAACAGGTGGCGGACGAGTGCGAGGCGATGGGGCTGACGCTGCGGGCGGGGTTGGCCGATACGCCGGGGGCGGCCTGGGCGCTGGCGCGGTTTGCGGGGCGCGGGGGCGGTGGCGGGGCCGAGACACGGTCGGGTGACGATATCGCGCAAGAGGCCCATGCCACGCGGTCAAAGGCGGTGCGGCGGCGGGCGGGTCCGGTGGCGCCTGCAGGGCCGCAGGGGGTGATCGCACCCGAGGGGCGTGCGCGGCAGATGCTGGGACCGCTGCCGGTGGCGGCGCTGCGGCTTGGGGCGGATGTGGTCGAAGGGCTGGCGCGTCTGGGCGTGCGGCGGATCGAGGATCTGGCGGTGCTGCCCCGCGCCACGCTGCCCAAGCGGTTCGGCCCGATGGTGCTGCGGCGGCTGGATCAGGCCTTCGGGTTGGAGATCGAGCCTGTCACGCCGGCCAAGGCGCCTTTGCATTTCGCGGCGCGCTTGAGCTTTCCTGACCCGATCGGTTTGCTCGGCGATGTCGAGGCGGGGGTGGACCGGTTGCTGCCGGTGCTGTGCGCCAAGCTCGCCTCACGGTCGCGGGGGGCACGGCGGGTGCGGTTGCAGGCGTTCCGCGCCGATGGCGATGTGCAGGTGGCCGAGGTGGGGTTGGCGCGGGCCTCGGACCGGGTGGAAAGCATCAGGCCGCTTCTGGCGCTGAAGCTGGGCGATATCGACGCGGGCTTCGGGATCGACATGCTTCGGATCGAGGCGGTGCTGACCGAGCCGCTGATGGCCGTGCAGTTTCGCGCCCGCATGGGGGAAGATGCCGCCCCCGTGCCGCAGGATACCGCGCTGGACGAGATCATCGGCAAGCTGGGCACGCGGCTGGGGGCCGAGGCGGTGACGCGGTTCCATCCGGCCGAAAGCCATGCGCCCGAGCGGGCGTTTCAGGTGCTGGCTGCGGCATGGTCGCAGCCTTTGGGCAAGCCGTGGGAAGGCTGCGGGCGGCCGCGACCGCTGGTCATGCTGCGCCCCGAGCCGGTGGCGGGGCCGGAAGGGCCGGTGCCGCCGAAAGGTTTTCGCTGGCGCAGGCGCGACTGGGTGACGCGGGTGGCGACTGGGCCGGAGCGGATCGCGCCGGAATGGTGGCTGGACCGGCCCGAGTGGCGGTCAGGCCCGCGCGATTACTGGCGCATGGAGACCGAGGATGGCACGCGGCTGTGGCTGTTCTATGCCCATGGCGGGGATGTGTCGGGGGGTGGTTCTGTCAGGGGGTGTTTGCGTGAGCGATTTCTTGCGAAGAAATCGCGCCGGAATTTGACGCAAATTCCGCGGTCGGGCGTGGAGCCAAAATCTGCGTCAGATTTTGCCGCGATTTCTTCGTGAGAAATCGCTCAGGCGGCTTCGGCAGCCGCTTGGCGCAGGAAGACGGGTGCGTCGGGGGCGGAGCGGTCAGCATCGTAGCCGTAGCCGCCGATGGTGAAGCCGGTCAGGTCGGCGGGGTCGGTCAGGCGGTGTTCCGAAATGAAACGGGCCATGGCGCCGCGGGCTTTCTTGGCGAAGAACGAGACGATCTTTGCTTCGCCCGCTTTCACCTCGAGGAAGGTGGGGGTGATGATGCGGAGTTTCAGGGCCTTGCGGTCGACGGCGTGGAAATATTCGTTCGAGGCGCAGTTGACGAGGATTTCGCTGCCTGCGGTTTCGCCTGCGTCGTTCAGCGCATTGGCGATCTTGCGGCCCCAGAAGGCATAGAGGTCGGGGCCTTTGGGGTTTGCAAGTTTGCTGCCCATCTCCAGCCGGTAGGGTTGGATCAGGTCGAGCGGGCGCAAAAGGCCGTAAAGGCCCGAGAGGATGCGGAGGTGGTCTTGCGCCCACAAGAGCGCGTCGGGGTCGAGGGTTTTCGCCTCGAGCCCCGCGTAGGTGTCGCCGTCAAAGCAGAAGGCGGCGGGTTTCAGCGTGGCGGGGTCGGGCTTGGGTTTGTAGGCGCGGAAGCGGTCGTGGTTCAGCTTGGCGAGCGGTTCCGAGATATCCATCAGCGCGCGCAGGTCGGCAACCGAGAGGTCACGCGCGATGCGGGCGAGTTTTGCGGCCTCGGCCCCGAAATCGGGGGTGGTGGGGTCCAGCCCTGCGGGCAGGGGGCGGGGCGTTTCGTCCAGTCGCTTGGCGGGGGATATCACGGTCAGCATGGAGGTCTCCTGTGGCACTCGACTTAGGGCGCGTCAGGCGTCGCGCAAGACGCCGAGGAAAGCTTCGCCGAAGCGTTCGGTCTTTTGGGCGCCCATGCCCTGTATCCGGTCGAGTTCGGGGATGGTCGAGGGGCGCAGTTCGGCGATCTGGCGCAGGGTGGAATGGGTGACGGAGAGGTATTTGCCGGTGCCATCCTCGCCGCGCGAGAGGCGGAGTTGTTCATCGGCGAGGCGGTCGTAGACTTGGCCCGCGTCGCGTCCGGCAAGGCGCATGCGCTGGGGGTGGAGTTCGGCGGCGGCGCCGTTGATGACGGTAAGGAAGGCTGTGCCGTAGCTTTCCAGTTTCTTCGCGCCAACGCCGTTGATGCGGGCGAATTCATCGAGGTTGGCGGGGCGCTTTTCGGCCATTTCGGCAAGTGTGCGGTCGGGGAAGATGACATAGGCGGGAACGTTGGCCTGTTCGGCCAGCGCGCGGCGCTTGGCTTTCAGGGCCGACATCAGGGGGGCGTCTTCGTCCGAGGTCAGGGTTTTGATCGCCACGCGGGGTTGGGCGGAAGCCACGGTGTCGCGGCGCAGGGTGATGTTTTCCTCGCCCCGCAGAATGGGGCGGGCGGCATCGGTCATCCGGAGGGCGCCGTGGCGGTCGGGGTCGGGGCGGACGAGGTCGCGGCCCATCATCTGGCGGAACACCGCGCCCCATGCGGGTTTGGTCAGGTCGCGTCCCACGGCATAGGTGGGAAGCTGGTCGTGGCCGCGTTCCTTGACCTTGGGCGTCGGGGTGCCGGTCAGGATGTCGATGAGGTGGCCCGCGCCGAACCATTCGCCGGTGCGAAGGATCGCGGACAGCGCCTTACGCACGGCATCGGTGGCGTCGAACAGGTCGGCGGGGCGGTCGCAGAGGTCGCAGTTGCCGCAGGGTTCGGAGGTTTCGCCGAAATAGCCGAGCAGCACCTGACGGCGGCAGGCGGTGGCTTCGGCAAGGCCGAGGAGCGCGTTGAGGCGGGCGTGATCGGCGGCCTTGCGGTCGGGCGGGGCCACGCCTTCGTCGATCTGGGAGCGGCGCAGGCGGATGTCATCCTGCCCGTAGAGGGTGAGGGTTTCGGCGGGTGCGCCGTCGCGTCCGGCGCGGCCGATTTCCTGATAGTAGCCCTCGATGGATTTGGGCAGGTCGGCGTGGGCGACCCAGCGGATATCGGGTTTGTCGATGCCCATGCCGAAGGCGATGGTGGCAACGACGATCAGCCCGTCTTCACGCTGGAAACGGATTTCGACGCGGCGGCGGTCTTCGGCCTCCATCCCGCCGTGATAGTGGCAGGCGGAGTGGCCCGCTTCGCGTAAAGCTTGGCCGAGGGTTTCGGTCTTGGCGCGGGTGGCGCAGTAGACGATGCCCGACTGGCCCTTCCGCGCGGCGGCAAAGCGCAGGATCTGCGTGCGGGGCGTGTCTTTGACCGCAAAGGCGAGGTGGATGTTGGGCCGGTCGAAGCCGCGCAGAAAGGTTTCGGGCTGCACGCCGTCGAACAGGCGGGTGACGATTTCGGCGCGGGTTTCTTCATCCGCTGTGGCGGTGAAGGCGGCGAGCGGGACGCCCAGCGAACGGCGCAGTTCGCCGATACGCAGGTAATCGGGGCGGAAGTCGTGGCCCCATTGCGACACGCAATGCGCCTCGTCCACGGCGATGAGGGTGGTGTTGATGCGGCGCAGCAGGGCCAGCGTGCCGGAGGAGGCGAGGCGTTCGGGGGCCATGTAGAGCAGTTTCAGGCTCCCTGCGTCGAGGGCGGCGAAGACGCTTTCGGTTTCCTCGTCGGTGTTGCCGGATGTCAGGGCGCCGGCTTCGACGCCGGTTTCGCGAAGCGAGCGGACCTGATCGCGCATCAGGGCGATGAGCGGCGAGATGACGACGGTAACGCCATCACGGCAGAGCGCGGGAAGCTGGAAGCAGAGCGATTTGCCGCCGCCCGTTGGCATGATGGCAAGGGTGTTCTTGCCCGCCATGACCGCATCGACGATTTCCGCCTGACCGGGGCGAAAGCCGGAGAAGCCGAAGATCGAGGACAGAAGGGCGGTCGGGTCTTGCATCTGGCCGGAATCGCTGTGGCGCGGGCAGGGTGGCCCGCGCGCGGTTAAGACGTCGTCAGGATCAGAGGAAGGCGGCGGCGTTGTTGATCAGGATGATCCGGAGCGCGTAGATCGCAAGGAGGGCGACGAGCGGCGCGAGATCGAGCCCGCCCATGTTGGGCAGGAAGGACCGCAGGCGGGAATAGACCGGACGGAGCAGGTTTTCGAGACCGTTCCAGATTTGGTAAACGAGCGGCTGGCGCAGGTTGAGGACCTGGAAGTTTATCAGCCAGCTCATGATGATATGGGCAAGG
Protein-coding sequences here:
- a CDS encoding murein hydrolase activator EnvC family protein yields the protein MILRIAALLVCLAAPVVAQGVADQAAEAAADLQKAVTALQTAEGGKDRVAALTQTIAAYESGLGVLREALRQASLRETELSLQFNAQRERIGQLVAVLAQLEAEPGPLLMLHPSGPLGTVRSGMMLADVTPALQGEAMRLKGELQELRDLRDLQLAAGDTLARGLQAAQAARSALSQAISERTQLPRGFAEDPDELRRLLESADTLDAFASGLAPVEDDENYFITAKGRLPLPVVGSVLRRPGEADAAGVARPGLTLSVRPRALVTAPWPSTIRYLGPLLDYGNVIILEPGGRYLLVIAGLETVYGEVGEVVSAGAPLGLMGGTDPTLADLLSVSEDGGGVRETETLYMELRQGADPVNPEDWFTVGRD
- a CDS encoding S41 family peptidase, with the protein product MKKFVMAALGGTVAGALLTTQVAGPLIAQEAEKSTSVYEQLDLFGDIFERVRGQYVEEVDSEKLIQAAINGMLTSLDPHSSYMAPDDFADMQVQTRGEFGGLGIEVTQEEGYIKVVSPMDGTPADKAGIKAGDFITQVNGESTMGLNLDEAVDKMRGPVGSEIILTIVREGTEDPFDVSLIRDTIKVTAVKGRTVGQTVVLRVSTFNDQTTPGLEAELKKGVEALGGLDNVEGFVIDLRNNPGGLLTEAINVSDAFLEKGEIVSTRGRNPQDGERFNATPGDLTKGKPVVVLINGGSASASEIVTGALQDHHRAIVVGTKSFGKGSVQTVVPLRGQGAMRLTTARYYTPSGRSIQALGVMPDIVVNQPKAVDPATEAGPEVNAQGGRTEADLRGILSNDSMTEDERKLLEEERAKVEEAAKLRDEDYQLAYAVDIIHGLSTVAQAQQP
- a CDS encoding RNA pyrophosphohydrolase; this translates as MTLSDLPYRPCVGIVLINAKGEIFAGQRLDSTAEAWQMPQGGIDPGEKPREAALRELWEETGVTADLVEFVAKTEDWVTYDLPPDLLGKVWGGKYRGQRQKWFLFRFLGSDDAIRIATEHPEFSRWRWIGADEMVAAIVPFKRSVYEQVVVAFRPYLA
- a CDS encoding LLM class flavin-dependent oxidoreductase; amino-acid sequence: MQIELGLDTFGDTSFGPDGQLKPHDQVLRDVVAQGVLADELGVHFLGLGEHHRADFAISSPEILLAAIAAKTSRIRLGSAVTVLSSDDPVRVFQRFSTLNAISDGRAEVILGRGSFTESFPLFGYALDDYERLFEEKLDLFARLVRDETVTWSGQTRAPLTAQKVFPTLGAGLQVWVGVGGSPESVVRVVRQDLQMMLAIIGGDPRRFKPYVDLYHRACAQLGRRAKPIGIHSPGHVAATDELAAEQLWPHYKAMFDRIGAERGWPSVTPERFMDEVTQGSLYVGAPETVARKIARAMSDLGVTRFDMKYATGPMPHETLLEGIRLYGEKVIPLVQDLLATPATTR
- a CDS encoding NYN domain-containing protein, whose amino-acid sequence is MPEPRAPRLAVLIDADNVPSGYAEAIFEEIAGLGEASVRRIYGDWSAQRLGGWAKKVAALGLVADQQFSNTKGKNASDIGLVIAAMDFLHSGLFDGFVLVSSDSDFTRLAARIREQGLDVFGIGEKKTPEAFRQACKRFIYVENLGSPDEPEPQADPAPRSAARSEPTEPKPQSGGKEPPAKAIPLIVAAMRAIDPDGEWYSLGQVGQYITQANPDFDTRTYGSAKLSDLVRKISRFEVKSGAGSQLQMRDVA
- a CDS encoding DUF2382 domain-containing protein, with product MGERDKDDDAVLPLAEERLVVGTRRVVSGRVRLRVTTETLDEPVTADLRGETVEVTRVPVDREVDAMPVTRVEGDVTIVPVVEEVLVVERRLVLREEIHLRRTATVETFATSVPLRQQRVVIERDGEEPFLLPININQEDESDERL
- a CDS encoding YsnF/AvaK domain-containing protein → MSDYDDGSVALGSARSTIVTGFFDSRAEAESAAERLRALGLGGQVQVTEGAGGPAMSDIEERDERGFFERLGDFLFPDEDRSTYAEGLSRGGYLVTATGLTSASYDLVMDALEEAGAVDIDERAASWRSEGWSGGAVSSDESRGLSGSAGVGAGTGYASENVGGSSYGAGAVGAGRMGSELAGEGRSGMGSSGSVSGSALGASGLRSSDSDETVPIVEERLRVGKRDTSHGRVRVRSYVVEEPVTETVRLEEERVEVDRHPVDRAVGAGDGDLFRERSIEAEEYREEAVVSKEARVVEEVGLRRTHDSHEETVSDTVRRTEVEIDDGRGGDSLSGGFRSSRPVSEVEAESGMDDDEIDATGLTERDVNRP